In Bacillus sp. Cs-700, one genomic interval encodes:
- a CDS encoding ATP phosphoribosyltransferase regulatory subunit, translating into MTRPFVFEKPLGMRDTLPVLYDLKTSIREKIQRVTEGWGYRFMNTPTLEYYETVGEASAILDQQLFKLLDQRGNTLVLRPDMTAPIARVAASSLKNEPFPLRLAYDSNVFRAQEDEGGKPAEFEQIGVELIGDRTTSADAEVIALMAAVLEEAGLEDFQIAIGHVGFIQELFLSIVGNEERAAVLRRYLYEKNYVGYRQHVREMPLSTIDQKRLMALLTLRGDGSKLEEAIELLPNEAGERVLDELRTLLHTLKAYGVADQVKFDFTLVSHMSYYTGVVFEGYANNLGVPLSNGGRYDELLERFDRPAQATGFGIRLDHLAEALGVTDNERLPNAIIFSPERREEAIQQASERRTEGEKVVVQELSGITNLDAYSERFDNVTYLIGKNGKGM; encoded by the coding sequence ATGACAAGACCATTCGTATTTGAGAAGCCGCTCGGTATGCGCGATACGCTACCGGTCCTATATGACTTAAAAACAAGCATTCGAGAAAAGATTCAGCGTGTTACCGAAGGGTGGGGCTATCGTTTTATGAATACTCCTACGCTTGAATACTATGAAACGGTCGGAGAAGCTTCTGCTATTCTTGATCAGCAGCTTTTTAAACTGCTTGACCAGCGTGGCAATACGCTTGTCCTAAGGCCTGATATGACGGCACCAATTGCTCGTGTCGCAGCTTCAAGTCTTAAAAACGAGCCATTTCCCCTCCGTCTTGCCTATGATTCCAATGTGTTTCGAGCACAAGAAGACGAAGGCGGAAAGCCAGCTGAATTTGAACAAATTGGTGTCGAGTTAATCGGAGATCGGACCACTAGTGCTGATGCGGAAGTGATCGCATTAATGGCTGCTGTTTTAGAAGAAGCCGGCCTTGAAGATTTTCAGATTGCAATTGGGCACGTTGGTTTTATTCAAGAGCTGTTTCTATCGATCGTTGGAAACGAAGAACGCGCGGCTGTGCTTCGCCGTTATTTATATGAAAAAAATTATGTCGGCTACCGTCAGCATGTTCGTGAGATGCCGCTATCCACAATTGATCAAAAAAGATTAATGGCTCTGCTCACGCTCCGCGGTGATGGATCAAAATTAGAAGAAGCGATTGAACTTCTTCCAAATGAAGCCGGTGAACGAGTTCTTGATGAGCTCCGGACGCTATTACATACGCTCAAGGCTTATGGGGTTGCAGATCAAGTGAAATTCGATTTTACACTTGTGAGTCATATGAGTTACTACACAGGCGTTGTATTCGAAGGTTATGCGAACAACCTTGGAGTACCTCTAAGTAATGGAGGACGTTACGATGAGTTGCTTGAACGCTTTGATCGTCCTGCGCAGGCAACGGGATTCGGGATTCGCCTCGATCACCTTGCGGAAGCGCTTGGCGTAACGGATAATGAGCGTCTTCCAAATGCCATTATTTTCAGCCCTGAACGAAGAGAAGAAGCCATTCAACAGGCGTCAGAACGACGAACTGAAGGCGAGAAAGTTGTTGTGCAGGAGTTAAGCGGTATAACGAATCTTGACGCTTATTCTGAGCGATTTGATAATGTGACCTATTTAATCGGTAAAAACGGAAAGGGGATGTAG
- the cax gene encoding calcium/proton exchanger, whose translation MCHVVNKIFFILVIIGVPLSVAGSLLHWSQILMFVVYCLTIVSLAAYMGRATESLAVISGPRIGGLLNATFGNAVELIISIFALREGLIEIVLASLTGSVLGNLLLVAGLSFFIGGLKFKRQKFNVYDARHNSGLLMFGVIVAFVIPEVFSMDMSDAEAISLSTGISIILIVLYLAALFFKLVTHRGVYQHVSNQEGGDGGGQHVHEEAEWSRKKAMLVLALSTAAVAYVSESLVHTFETVGDTFGWSELFIGVIIVAIVGNAAEHASAIIMAYKNKMDVAVEIAIGSTLQIAMFVAPLLVLISFFFPVQMPLVFTLPELVTMVTAVLLTIVISNDGETNWFEGATLLAAYLIMGIGFYLL comes from the coding sequence ATGTGCCACGTGGTTAATAAAATTTTCTTTATCCTCGTGATCATCGGTGTTCCCCTATCCGTTGCTGGAAGCCTTCTTCATTGGTCGCAAATTCTAATGTTTGTTGTTTACTGCTTAACCATTGTTTCTCTTGCCGCTTATATGGGAAGAGCAACCGAAAGTCTTGCAGTGATCTCAGGACCGAGGATTGGTGGCCTGCTTAACGCTACCTTTGGAAATGCAGTTGAACTCATCATTTCAATTTTTGCATTAAGAGAAGGTTTAATCGAAATTGTGCTTGCTTCACTAACAGGATCAGTTCTAGGAAACCTGCTCCTTGTCGCTGGTTTGTCGTTCTTCATTGGAGGATTAAAGTTTAAAAGACAAAAATTCAACGTCTATGATGCCAGGCACAACTCCGGATTGTTGATGTTTGGAGTGATCGTGGCCTTTGTTATACCTGAAGTGTTCTCAATGGATATGAGTGACGCAGAAGCGATTTCGTTAAGTACGGGCATATCCATCATTCTTATCGTTCTTTACCTTGCCGCACTCTTCTTTAAGCTCGTGACCCACCGAGGTGTCTACCAGCACGTTTCTAATCAAGAAGGTGGCGATGGCGGCGGCCAACACGTTCACGAAGAAGCTGAGTGGAGTCGTAAAAAAGCGATGCTTGTGCTAGCTCTGTCGACTGCTGCAGTGGCCTATGTATCAGAAAGTCTTGTGCACACGTTTGAAACAGTTGGCGATACATTTGGCTGGAGTGAATTATTCATCGGTGTGATCATAGTGGCCATTGTAGGAAATGCGGCTGAGCACGCTTCCGCTATCATCATGGCTTATAAAAATAAAATGGATGTGGCAGTTGAAATCGCAATCGGTTCAACCCTACAAATCGCCATGTTCGTTGCGCCACTACTCGTCCTTATCTCATTTTTCTTTCCGGTTCAAATGCCACTCGTCTTTACACTACCTGAGCTTGTGACGATGGTAACGGCCGTGTTACTCACGATTGTCATCAGTAACGATGGCGAAACAAACTGGTTTGAAGGAGCGACGTTACTCGCCGCTTACTTAATAATGGGGATTGGATTTTATCTTCTTTAA
- the map gene encoding type I methionyl aminopeptidase yields the protein MIHRKTSREIQLMKEAGEVLADCHKELRNIIKPGITTKQIDDFVELFLEERGATPEQKGYQDYPYATCASVNDVICHGFPGSRKLKEGDIVTIDMVVNLNGALADSAWTYAVGAISEEKQHLLEATKKSLYLGIEQAVIGNRIGDIGHAIQKYAEAEGFGVVRDFTGHGIGPTLHEEPMIPHFGQPGTGARLKEGMVITIEPMLNIGKPYSTIDEDGWTARTVDGSTSAQYEHTLAITKDGPVILTDQGDE from the coding sequence ATGATTCACCGTAAAACAAGTCGAGAAATTCAATTAATGAAAGAAGCTGGAGAGGTTCTGGCTGACTGCCACAAAGAACTTCGTAACATTATTAAACCAGGTATTACAACAAAACAAATTGATGATTTTGTTGAACTCTTTTTAGAGGAGCGCGGTGCGACACCAGAGCAAAAAGGCTATCAAGACTACCCATACGCCACATGTGCTTCCGTTAATGACGTGATTTGTCACGGGTTCCCAGGATCAAGAAAACTTAAAGAAGGCGATATCGTTACAATCGACATGGTTGTGAACTTAAATGGCGCACTTGCTGATTCTGCCTGGACGTATGCTGTTGGAGCGATCTCAGAAGAGAAGCAGCATTTGCTTGAAGCGACGAAAAAGTCTCTTTACCTTGGCATTGAGCAAGCTGTCATTGGCAATCGTATTGGCGATATTGGCCATGCGATTCAAAAATATGCAGAAGCAGAAGGGTTTGGCGTTGTTCGAGATTTCACTGGACATGGCATTGGACCGACTCTTCATGAAGAACCGATGATTCCCCATTTCGGTCAGCCCGGTACAGGGGCTAGACTGAAAGAAGGTATGGTGATTACAATTGAACCGATGCTAAACATTGGTAAACCATACAGCACGATTGACGAAGATGGCTGGACAGCTCGCACAGTGGATGGCTCTACATCCGCTCAGTATGAACATACGCTTGCCATTACAAAAGACGGCCCTGTTATTCTAACGGATCAGGGCGACGAGTAA
- a CDS encoding acyltransferase, which produces MRNTERYPVTGSNALWQIYKTVPFWKVVKNFVVIQLARYTPFIPMKNWLYKTFLGVKIGDQTAFALMVMLDIMFPEKISVGKNSIIGYNTTILAHEYLIDEYRLGDVVIGDRVMIGANSTLLPGITIGDGAIVSAGTLVHKSVPAGAFVGGNPMHVIYTKEERAKHDI; this is translated from the coding sequence GTGAGAAACACGGAGCGTTACCCCGTCACTGGTAGCAATGCTCTCTGGCAAATTTATAAAACTGTTCCGTTTTGGAAGGTCGTGAAGAACTTTGTTGTGATTCAGCTCGCTCGATATACTCCTTTTATTCCTATGAAGAATTGGTTGTATAAAACCTTCCTAGGTGTGAAAATTGGTGACCAAACGGCATTTGCCCTTATGGTAATGCTCGACATTATGTTTCCGGAAAAGATTTCAGTCGGAAAAAATTCCATTATTGGCTACAATACAACGATATTAGCTCACGAATATTTGATTGATGAGTACCGCCTTGGCGATGTTGTCATTGGTGATCGGGTGATGATTGGGGCGAATAGTACATTGTTGCCGGGCATTACGATTGGTGATGGTGCCATCGTATCAGCTGGGACGCTTGTTCATAAAAGCGTGCCAGCAGGGGCTTTTGTTGGTGGAAATCCGATGCATGTCATCTATACGAAAGAAGAACGAGCAAAGCACGATATATAA
- the ppaX gene encoding pyrophosphatase PpaX, producing the protein MNINTLLFDLDGTLINTNDLIMASFRHTFDHFYPGRYGDEELKQFIGEPLYLTFAKHDESRAEEMVAFYRDHNITNHDHLVTEFDGVFETVKTLSEKGYKLAIVTSKMRNTVEMGLKLTKLDQFFPVVITVDEVENPKPHPEQLETAMNKLGSDREETLMVGDSQYDILAGQNAGVTTVGVSWTIKGCDFLASFKPDYLVDHMGEILSIAGADK; encoded by the coding sequence ATGAATATTAACACTCTTTTATTTGATTTAGACGGAACATTGATTAATACGAATGATTTAATTATGGCTTCATTTCGACATACATTTGACCACTTTTATCCTGGCCGTTATGGTGACGAAGAGTTGAAACAGTTTATTGGAGAGCCGCTTTACTTAACATTTGCAAAGCATGATGAAAGTCGTGCAGAAGAAATGGTCGCTTTTTATCGTGATCATAATATTACGAATCACGATCACCTCGTCACGGAATTCGATGGCGTGTTTGAAACAGTGAAGACGCTATCTGAAAAAGGATATAAACTAGCAATCGTAACTTCAAAAATGAGAAACACGGTAGAAATGGGATTAAAGCTAACAAAACTTGATCAATTCTTCCCTGTAGTTATCACAGTTGATGAAGTTGAAAATCCTAAACCACATCCAGAGCAGCTTGAAACAGCCATGAACAAACTAGGTTCTGATCGTGAAGAAACGCTGATGGTTGGTGATAGCCAATATGATATTCTCGCTGGACAGAATGCGGGTGTAACGACAGTTGGTGTGTCCTGGACGATTAAAGGATGCGACTTTCTTGCCTCATTTAAGCCAGATTACCTGGTTGATCATATGGGAGAAATTCTTTCGATTGCTGGAGCCGACAAGTGA
- a CDS encoding nucleoside recognition domain-containing protein: MTTWELGKIIFPITLVMTLLRYTPVLEWIVALIAPVMKWIGLSGDAAIPLVIGNFLNLYAGIGAILTLDLTVKEVFILAVMLSFSHNLLIESGVAARVGVKLWVILAVRIGLALVSAFVINLIWQGGSEQAAYGLVSQTNETVSGWGHILLQGLEKASLGVLQLALIVIPLMIFIQVMKDLSWLTTFSRWMAPVTRSLGMKENTSTTLAAGLVFGLAYGAGVMIQAAKEDGVEKKDLYLAFIFLVACHAVIEDTLIFIPLGIPVIWLLLVRLVTAILLTVIISVIWKRRELNASKRKDPSYEY; the protein is encoded by the coding sequence ATGACAACGTGGGAACTTGGAAAAATCATTTTTCCGATTACGTTAGTGATGACCCTCCTTCGTTATACTCCTGTCCTCGAATGGATCGTTGCGCTGATCGCTCCTGTGATGAAATGGATCGGTTTGTCAGGGGACGCAGCCATTCCTCTAGTAATAGGGAATTTCTTAAATCTTTATGCTGGAATTGGGGCAATATTAACACTAGATTTAACTGTTAAAGAAGTTTTTATTTTAGCCGTTATGCTATCCTTTTCACATAATTTGCTGATTGAATCAGGCGTAGCGGCAAGAGTTGGTGTAAAGCTCTGGGTGATTCTTGCTGTAAGAATTGGACTTGCTCTCGTATCGGCTTTTGTTATCAATCTTATTTGGCAAGGTGGGAGCGAGCAGGCAGCTTATGGACTTGTTTCTCAAACGAATGAAACGGTGAGCGGCTGGGGACATATTCTCCTACAGGGGTTAGAAAAAGCGTCATTAGGCGTTCTTCAGCTTGCTTTAATTGTCATTCCACTGATGATTTTTATCCAGGTGATGAAAGATTTGTCATGGCTTACGACTTTCTCAAGGTGGATGGCTCCTGTGACGAGAAGCCTTGGCATGAAAGAAAACACATCGACAACGCTTGCCGCAGGACTTGTATTTGGTCTTGCATACGGAGCGGGTGTTATGATTCAGGCTGCAAAAGAAGATGGCGTTGAAAAGAAAGATCTTTATTTAGCGTTTATTTTTCTCGTGGCGTGTCATGCTGTCATTGAGGATACCCTTATTTTTATTCCACTTGGGATTCCGGTCATCTGGTTGCTTCTCGTTCGGTTAGTAACAGCCATTCTTTTAACGGTAATCATCTCAGTAATCTGGAAACGACGTGAACTAAATGCTTCAAAAAGAAAGGATCCATCGTATGAATATTAA
- the lgt gene encoding prolipoprotein diacylglyceryl transferase: protein MLASIQPLDRVALELGPISIYWYGIIIALGAYLGLLLAIRETQRQGLPKETFVDLILWAVPIAIISARIYYVTFQWSYYKDNPGDIFAIWEGGIAIHGALIGSVITAIIFTRKRGLSFWKIADIAAPSILLGQAIGRWGNFMNQEAHGGPVTRAFLENLMLPEFIINQMYIDGTYYHPTFLYESLWNLAGVVLLVILQRTSVKKGEVFLSYVIWYSFGRYFIEGLRTDSLMLTESLRVAQVISVVLIIVSVALVIYRRKVMKAKPYNEKS from the coding sequence ATGTTAGCCTCAATACAGCCACTTGATCGTGTCGCGCTAGAGCTTGGACCGATCTCAATCTACTGGTATGGCATCATCATTGCATTAGGTGCTTACCTTGGTTTGCTTTTAGCCATCAGGGAAACACAGCGACAGGGATTGCCGAAAGAAACGTTTGTTGATTTAATCTTATGGGCTGTGCCAATTGCAATTATTTCTGCCCGTATTTACTACGTAACGTTCCAATGGAGCTATTATAAAGATAATCCAGGTGATATCTTTGCGATTTGGGAAGGCGGAATTGCGATTCACGGTGCTCTGATTGGTTCCGTTATTACCGCAATCATTTTCACAAGAAAGCGTGGTCTCTCTTTCTGGAAAATTGCCGATATCGCTGCACCGAGCATCCTTCTTGGCCAAGCAATTGGTCGCTGGGGAAACTTTATGAACCAGGAAGCACATGGGGGGCCTGTGACAAGAGCGTTTCTTGAAAACCTAATGCTGCCAGAATTTATTATTAATCAAATGTATATTGACGGTACGTATTATCACCCGACGTTTCTATATGAATCCCTTTGGAACTTAGCTGGCGTTGTGTTGCTTGTGATTCTTCAACGAACATCAGTGAAGAAAGGCGAAGTTTTCCTTTCTTACGTTATTTGGTATTCATTTGGACGTTACTTTATTGAGGGCTTACGAACCGATAGCCTCATGTTAACCGAATCGCTTCGAGTGGCACAGGTGATCTCAGTCGTATTGATTATTGTATCGGTTGCCCTTGTTATTTATCGACGCAAGGTGATGAAAGCTAAGCCATATAACGAAAAAAGCTAG
- the hprK gene encoding HPr(Ser) kinase/phosphatase, protein MVKVRMKDVIEEFNLELVSGEEGIHRPITTSDISRPGLEMAGFFTYYPAERLQLLGKTEMSFFHGLTEEQKIERMQKLCTDETPGIVLSRDMDVPEELIQASKEMDVPIIRSTMTTTRLSSRLTNYLESQLAPNTAIHGVLVDIYGVGVLITGSSGVGKSETALELVKRGHRLVADDSVEIRQEAENTLVGSAPELIQHLLEIRGLGIINVMTLFGAGAIRNYKKISLVMNLELWDSKKVYDRLGLEEEYMKIIDSNVPRLVVPVRPGRNLAIIIEVAAMNFRLKNMGMNAAKQFSERLTREIEDGDEHDSI, encoded by the coding sequence ATGGTTAAAGTTCGTATGAAAGATGTGATTGAAGAGTTCAATTTAGAGTTAGTGAGTGGTGAAGAAGGGATCCATCGACCGATCACAACGAGTGATATCTCACGCCCAGGACTTGAAATGGCAGGTTTTTTCACTTATTATCCAGCGGAGCGTTTGCAGCTACTTGGAAAAACGGAGATGTCCTTCTTTCATGGTCTCACTGAGGAGCAGAAGATCGAGCGTATGCAGAAGCTTTGTACAGACGAAACACCAGGTATTGTACTTTCGAGAGATATGGACGTTCCTGAAGAACTGATTCAGGCGTCGAAAGAAATGGATGTTCCCATTATACGATCAACGATGACAACAACTCGTTTGAGCAGTCGTCTAACAAACTATCTTGAAAGTCAGCTTGCGCCGAACACGGCTATTCACGGCGTGCTTGTTGATATTTATGGTGTCGGAGTTTTAATTACGGGCTCAAGTGGTGTCGGAAAAAGTGAGACGGCTCTTGAACTTGTAAAACGTGGCCATCGGCTCGTAGCTGATGATTCTGTTGAAATTCGCCAAGAAGCAGAAAATACGCTTGTGGGAAGTGCTCCTGAATTAATTCAGCACCTTCTGGAAATTCGCGGCCTTGGAATCATTAACGTTATGACGTTATTTGGTGCAGGTGCGATCCGAAACTACAAGAAAATTTCTCTTGTTATGAATCTTGAGCTTTGGGATTCTAAAAAAGTATATGATCGCCTTGGACTTGAAGAAGAGTACATGAAAATCATTGATTCAAATGTGCCAAGACTTGTCGTACCTGTTCGACCTGGACGAAACCTTGCCATTATTATTGAAGTAGCTGCGATGAACTTCCGTTTGAAAAATATGGGGATGAATGCAGCGAAACAATTTTCAGAACGGCTGACGCGAGAAATTGAAGATGGTGACGAACACGATAGCATCTAA
- a CDS encoding glycerol-3-phosphate dehydrogenase/oxidase, which translates to MVKPFSGLQRSVVLDQIVSEELDVLVVGGGITGAGILLDSASRGMNAAVIEMQDFAAGTSSRSTKLVHGGLRYLKNFEVGLVAEVGKERAIVYENAPHVTTPEWMLLPIIKGGTFGKFSTGAGLALYDRLAGVKRKERRSMLSKKETLDKEPLLRKSDIKGGGYYVEYRTDDARLTLEIMKEAVHRGGKAVNYVKAEQLLYEDGKVVGVRAKDVVTGETREIRAKKVVNAAGPWVDEIRELDQSRKGKHMFLTKGVHLVFDQSKFPLQQAVYFDTPFDDGRMMFAIPRAGKTYIGTTDTQYTKNPVHPQMTVEDRDYIVDAANFMFPGINVTKEDVESSWSGVRPLIHEEGKDPSEISRKDEIFLSDSGLITIAGGKLTGYRKMAEKVVNLITDQFKEEKYKKFPASTTKNMVLSGGYVGGSKGFKEYATEQVRRGTTLGLSVKEAETLVQRYGSNIERIYQIIETVGTEASFHHLSLEVFSTLIYGIEEEMVATPLDYFNRRTSALYFDIDWVRRWKEPVIEYMAKRLNWSNEMKQAHIQELDKQMHDAVVPLKVK; encoded by the coding sequence TTGGTTAAACCATTTTCAGGATTGCAAAGAAGCGTAGTACTTGATCAAATTGTCTCAGAGGAGCTAGATGTCCTCGTTGTAGGTGGAGGAATTACCGGAGCAGGAATTTTACTTGATTCAGCTTCAAGGGGAATGAACGCAGCTGTTATCGAAATGCAGGATTTCGCTGCTGGTACGTCAAGTCGATCGACGAAGCTCGTACACGGTGGTCTTCGTTACCTTAAAAATTTCGAAGTTGGGCTAGTTGCAGAAGTGGGGAAAGAGCGAGCGATTGTGTATGAAAACGCACCGCACGTAACAACGCCAGAGTGGATGCTACTGCCAATTATTAAAGGCGGTACGTTTGGGAAGTTCTCTACTGGAGCAGGTTTGGCTCTTTATGACAGATTAGCTGGTGTGAAACGAAAAGAAAGAAGAAGCATGCTCTCAAAGAAAGAGACATTAGATAAAGAACCGCTTCTTCGTAAAAGTGATATAAAAGGCGGCGGGTATTACGTAGAGTACCGCACGGACGATGCTCGTCTAACACTAGAAATTATGAAGGAAGCTGTACATCGCGGTGGAAAAGCGGTTAACTATGTGAAAGCGGAACAGCTTTTATATGAAGATGGGAAAGTAGTTGGGGTTCGCGCGAAAGACGTTGTAACGGGTGAAACGCGTGAAATCCGTGCGAAAAAAGTCGTAAACGCAGCGGGACCATGGGTAGATGAAATTCGTGAGCTCGATCAATCTAGAAAAGGTAAGCACATGTTCCTAACGAAAGGTGTTCACCTTGTCTTTGATCAGTCTAAATTCCCACTTCAGCAAGCCGTGTATTTCGATACTCCGTTTGATGATGGTCGGATGATGTTTGCGATCCCACGTGCAGGTAAGACGTACATCGGTACAACGGATACGCAATATACGAAAAACCCTGTACACCCACAGATGACGGTCGAAGATAGAGATTATATTGTTGATGCAGCGAACTTCATGTTCCCTGGCATTAATGTGACGAAAGAAGATGTGGAATCAAGCTGGTCTGGTGTTCGTCCATTGATTCATGAAGAAGGAAAAGATCCTTCTGAAATTTCTCGTAAAGATGAAATCTTCCTTTCTGACTCTGGCTTAATTACAATTGCCGGCGGTAAACTCACGGGCTATCGTAAAATGGCTGAGAAAGTGGTCAATCTGATTACAGATCAATTTAAAGAAGAAAAATATAAAAAGTTCCCAGCTTCTACAACGAAAAACATGGTGCTATCAGGCGGTTACGTTGGCGGAAGCAAAGGTTTTAAAGAATACGCAACGGAACAAGTGCGTCGTGGAACTACGCTTGGTTTAAGCGTGAAAGAAGCAGAAACGCTCGTACAGCGTTACGGTTCTAATATTGAACGGATCTATCAAATCATTGAAACGGTCGGAACAGAAGCAAGCTTCCATCACTTAAGTCTTGAAGTGTTCTCAACCCTTATTTACGGGATCGAAGAAGAGATGGTGGCAACACCGCTCGATTACTTCAATCGTAGAACAAGTGCCCTTTACTTTGATATTGATTGGGTTCGTCGCTGGAAAGAGCCAGTCATTGAGTACATGGCGAAGCGACTTAACTGGTCAAACGAAATGAAGCAAGCACACATTCAGGAACTCGATAAGCAAATGCATGATGCGGTTGTACCGTTGAAAGTAAAATAA
- the glpK gene encoding glycerol kinase GlpK, translating to MSKKYILSLDQGTTSSRAILFNKKGEIVNVAQKEFKQHFPKSGWVEHDAQEIWSSILSVMAQVLSSASDLSAKDIEAIGITNQRETTVVWDKNTGKPIYNAIVWQSRQTAGIVKELKDQGHEDMVRNKTGLLIDAYFSGTKVKWILDNVDGAREKAENGDLLFGTIDSWLIWKLSGGEAHVTDYTNASRTMMYNIYDLKWDEELLEMLNVPKAMLPEVRPSSEVYANTVDYHFFGQNVPIAGVAGDQQAALFGQACYDKGMAKNTYGTGCFMLMNTGEKAVKSENGLLTTIAWGVDGKVEYALEGSIFVAGSAIQWLRDGLRMFNEAPESERYAERVESTDGVYMVPAFVGLGTPYWDSDVKGAIFGLTRGTSKEHFIRATLESLAYQTRDVLDAMTADSGIDLKTLRVDGGVVNNNFLMQFQSDIIGVPVERPTVSETTALGAAYLAGLATGYWKDKEEIKQQWMINKTFDPKMKEEEREELYGGWKKAVHATMAFK from the coding sequence ATGTCAAAAAAGTACATTTTATCATTGGATCAAGGAACGACAAGCTCACGTGCGATTCTTTTTAATAAGAAAGGTGAAATTGTAAACGTTGCTCAAAAAGAATTTAAGCAGCATTTTCCTAAATCTGGTTGGGTTGAACATGATGCTCAAGAAATCTGGAGCTCGATTCTTTCCGTAATGGCACAGGTTCTTTCGTCCGCTTCTGATCTATCTGCAAAAGATATTGAAGCGATCGGAATTACGAATCAGCGTGAAACGACAGTAGTTTGGGACAAAAATACCGGAAAACCGATCTACAATGCGATTGTGTGGCAATCTCGTCAAACGGCTGGTATCGTTAAGGAGCTAAAAGACCAGGGTCATGAAGATATGGTTCGAAACAAGACTGGTCTTTTAATAGATGCTTATTTCTCTGGAACAAAAGTTAAATGGATTTTGGATAATGTAGACGGAGCGCGCGAGAAGGCGGAAAATGGCGACCTTCTTTTCGGAACAATTGATTCATGGTTGATCTGGAAACTTTCCGGAGGAGAAGCACACGTGACCGATTACACAAATGCTTCACGTACGATGATGTATAACATTTATGACTTAAAGTGGGACGAAGAGTTGCTTGAAATGTTAAATGTTCCGAAAGCGATGCTTCCTGAAGTTCGTCCTTCATCTGAAGTCTACGCAAATACAGTTGATTATCATTTCTTTGGTCAAAATGTTCCTATTGCGGGCGTGGCAGGTGACCAACAAGCGGCTTTATTCGGACAGGCTTGTTATGACAAAGGAATGGCGAAAAATACGTATGGTACGGGCTGCTTTATGCTCATGAATACCGGTGAAAAAGCGGTTAAGTCTGAAAATGGTCTTCTTACAACAATCGCGTGGGGCGTTGATGGTAAAGTGGAATATGCTCTAGAAGGTAGTATCTTTGTAGCAGGGTCTGCGATCCAATGGTTACGTGACGGTTTACGTATGTTTAACGAAGCTCCTGAAAGTGAGCGTTATGCAGAACGTGTTGAATCCACTGATGGCGTTTATATGGTTCCGGCGTTTGTTGGACTAGGAACGCCGTATTGGGATAGTGATGTAAAAGGAGCTATCTTTGGGTTAACAAGAGGAACGAGCAAAGAGCACTTTATACGCGCAACGCTTGAATCCCTTGCGTATCAAACGAGAGATGTGCTTGATGCGATGACGGCTGATTCTGGCATTGACCTGAAAACACTCCGCGTTGATGGAGGTGTTGTCAATAACAATTTCCTTATGCAATTCCAGAGCGACATTATTGGTGTTCCTGTTGAACGTCCAACGGTTAGTGAGACAACAGCACTTGGTGCAGCTTACCTTGCAGGACTTGCGACGGGCTATTGGAAGGATAAAGAAGAAATTAAGCAACAGTGGATGATCAATAAAACGTTTGATCCTAAAATGAAAGAAGAAGAGCGAGAAGAGCTATACGGAGGATGGAAAAAAGCTGTTCATGCGACAATGGCTTTTAAATAG